In a single window of the Pseudoxanthomonas sp. F37 genome:
- the pgmB gene encoding beta-phosphoglucomutase has product MSVEQRRTDTSEGDTASGAGLADPWRLTQRAFDPARAARDETLFALANGTLGVRGALEEADSASDGTFLSSVFEQNPIHYHERFPGFTRSTDTRVPVAEGKHIRLQIGDAPLRLHQAEWLDFERTLDLAAGALVRRLRLKTAQGHTLEIRARRVVPLAERALLAIRFEVASIDYTGPLTLCSSIETGRQAVQQGDDPRIGVHGGKGLQVAQEQADAEGARLTQRTHHSGVALVCAQRHRLSPGMVATAAHAGEGRVEQRFAATLTAGASVVIEKYVAYDDGNGQAGDGVDAVLARALRDGFDGIAGAQADTMRAFWQRAGLSVDGDPAAELALRFNLFHLLQSAGRDGINGTAAKGITGEGYEGHCFWDTEAFVLPVMAFTAPDVARAMLMYRYRTLDGARATARAMNHPRGALYPWRTIAGRECSAHYPSGSAAYHINAAIAYGIGLYLDASDDLDFLSEAGAEILFETARIWPQAGHFNPRLGGAFCIHEVTGPDEYTTLVNNNWYTNRMAQRHLQRAVDAWQRLSADRPQALHALAARIGLDGGEVALWQRAADAMYLPVDQALGIHPQDDDFLAKPRWPFPRREGPHRPLLLDYHPLTLYRHQVCKQADVVMAMVLAGDGIDLGTKRRDFDYYEAVTTHDSTLSAPVYGILASEVGQDEKAWHYFDASLRVDLDDLHGNTDHGVHMAAMAGSWLGLVQGFGGLRIAGGHLRFAPTLPKAWKGYGFNLRWRGCALRVDVDARGVRYRLDEGGLLVFAHAGSEVVLEPGREVVLPLAVPSPPKAVFPRACQALIFDLDGVLTDTAHTHYRAWKRLADGIGVPFDLQVNERLKGVDRMASLEIILERAPRAYSADEKRALADTKNGYYVQEIAKVGPQDLFDGVRGVLDAARAAGLKLGLASASRNAPALLQKLGIADCFDYIADAGRIVRAKPDPAIFLDVAAALGVPAQLCIGVEDAAAGIEAIHAAGMAAIGIGDARALRHADAVIPRIADFDLRTFVSP; this is encoded by the coding sequence ATGTCGGTGGAACAGAGGCGGACGGACACATCGGAGGGGGACACGGCATCGGGCGCAGGCCTGGCCGATCCCTGGCGGCTGACCCAGCGGGCGTTCGACCCTGCGCGTGCGGCGCGCGACGAAACCCTGTTCGCCCTCGCCAACGGCACGCTGGGCGTGCGCGGTGCACTGGAAGAAGCCGACAGCGCCAGCGACGGCACCTTCCTGTCCAGCGTGTTCGAACAGAACCCGATCCACTACCACGAGCGCTTCCCCGGCTTCACCCGCAGCACCGATACGCGCGTGCCGGTGGCCGAGGGCAAGCACATCCGGCTGCAGATCGGCGATGCGCCGCTGCGCCTGCACCAGGCCGAATGGCTGGACTTCGAGCGCACGCTGGATCTGGCTGCCGGCGCACTCGTCCGCCGCCTGCGCCTGAAGACCGCGCAGGGGCATACCCTGGAAATCCGGGCGCGCCGCGTGGTGCCGCTCGCCGAGCGGGCCTTGCTGGCGATCCGTTTCGAAGTCGCATCCATCGACTACACGGGGCCGCTGACCTTGTGCTCGTCGATCGAGACCGGGCGCCAGGCGGTGCAGCAGGGCGACGACCCGCGCATCGGCGTGCATGGCGGCAAGGGACTGCAGGTGGCCCAAGAGCAGGCGGATGCCGAAGGCGCGCGACTGACCCAGCGGACCCATCACAGCGGTGTCGCTCTGGTCTGCGCCCAGCGGCACCGCCTGTCGCCGGGCATGGTGGCCACCGCCGCGCACGCGGGCGAGGGCAGGGTGGAACAGCGCTTCGCTGCGACGCTGACCGCTGGCGCCTCGGTCGTGATCGAGAAGTACGTCGCCTACGACGATGGCAACGGCCAGGCGGGCGATGGCGTGGACGCGGTGCTGGCACGGGCGCTGCGCGACGGATTCGACGGCATCGCCGGCGCGCAGGCCGACACGATGCGGGCGTTCTGGCAGCGCGCCGGCCTGTCGGTGGACGGCGATCCGGCGGCGGAACTGGCCCTGCGCTTCAACCTGTTCCACCTGCTGCAGTCCGCCGGCCGCGACGGCATCAATGGCACCGCGGCCAAGGGCATCACCGGCGAAGGCTACGAGGGCCATTGCTTCTGGGATACCGAAGCCTTCGTGTTGCCGGTCATGGCGTTCACCGCACCGGACGTGGCGCGCGCGATGCTGATGTACCGCTACCGCACGCTGGATGGCGCGCGCGCTACCGCGCGCGCCATGAACCACCCGCGCGGTGCGCTGTACCCCTGGCGCACCATCGCCGGCCGCGAATGCTCCGCGCACTATCCCAGCGGTTCGGCGGCGTACCACATCAATGCCGCCATCGCCTATGGGATCGGGCTTTATCTCGACGCCAGCGATGATCTCGACTTCCTCAGCGAGGCTGGCGCCGAGATTCTTTTCGAGACCGCGCGCATCTGGCCGCAGGCGGGCCACTTCAATCCGCGGCTCGGCGGTGCGTTCTGCATCCACGAGGTGACCGGGCCCGACGAATACACCACGCTGGTCAACAACAACTGGTACACCAACCGCATGGCGCAGCGGCACCTGCAGCGCGCGGTGGATGCATGGCAGCGGTTGTCGGCGGACCGCCCGCAGGCCCTGCACGCGCTGGCGGCCCGCATCGGGCTGGATGGCGGGGAGGTCGCGCTGTGGCAGCGCGCCGCCGATGCCATGTACCTGCCGGTGGACCAGGCGCTGGGCATCCACCCGCAGGACGACGATTTCCTCGCCAAGCCGCGCTGGCCGTTCCCCAGGCGCGAAGGGCCGCACCGCCCGCTGCTGCTCGACTACCATCCGCTCACCCTTTACCGCCACCAGGTCTGCAAGCAGGCCGACGTGGTGATGGCGATGGTGCTGGCCGGGGACGGCATCGACCTGGGCACCAAGCGCCGCGATTTCGATTACTACGAGGCGGTCACCACCCACGACTCCACGCTGTCCGCACCGGTGTACGGCATCCTGGCCAGCGAGGTGGGGCAGGACGAGAAGGCATGGCACTACTTCGACGCCAGCCTGCGCGTGGACCTGGACGACCTGCACGGCAACACCGACCACGGCGTGCACATGGCGGCGATGGCGGGCAGCTGGCTGGGGCTGGTGCAGGGCTTCGGCGGGCTGCGCATCGCAGGTGGCCATCTGCGGTTCGCGCCCACGCTGCCCAAGGCCTGGAAGGGCTACGGGTTCAACCTGCGTTGGCGCGGTTGCGCGCTGCGGGTGGACGTGGATGCGCGGGGCGTGCGCTACAGGCTGGATGAGGGCGGGCTGCTGGTCTTCGCGCATGCCGGGAGCGAGGTGGTCCTGGAACCGGGGCGGGAGGTCGTGCTGCCGCTCGCCGTGCCGTCGCCCCCGAAAGCCGTGTTCCCGCGCGCCTGCCAGGCCCTGATCTTCGACCTTGACGGCGTGCTGACCGACACCGCGCATACGCACTACCGGGCCTGGAAGCGGCTGGCCGATGGCATCGGCGTGCCGTTCGACCTGCAGGTCAACGAGCGGCTGAAGGGTGTCGACCGCATGGCATCGCTGGAGATCATCCTGGAACGTGCGCCGCGCGCCTACAGCGCAGACGAGAAGCGCGCGTTGGCCGACACCAAGAACGGCTACTACGTGCAGGAAATCGCGAAGGTGGGCCCGCAGGACCTGTTCGATGGCGTGCGCGGGGTGCTCGATGCGGCGCGTGCGGCCGGCTTGAAGCTGGGCCTGGCGTCCGCCAGCCGCAACGCGCCGGCGCTGCTGCAGAAACTGGGCATCGCCGACTGCTTCGACTACATCGCCGACGCCGGCCGCATCGTCCGCGCCAAGCCCGATCCGGCCATCTTCCTGGATGTCGCCGCCGCGCTGGGCGTGCCCGCGCAGCTGTGCATCGGAGTGGAGGACGCCGCCGCGGGCATCGAGGCCATCCATGCGGCGGGCATGGCCGCCATCGGCATCGGCGATGCGCGCGCGCTGCGCCATGCCGATGCCGTGATCCCCCGCATCGCCGATTTCGACCTGAGGACGTTCGTTTCGCCTTGA